One Thermicanus aegyptius DSM 12793 DNA segment encodes these proteins:
- the codY gene encoding GTP-sensing pleiotropic transcriptional regulator CodY, producing the protein MDLLSKSRRINRLLQRTGQHVNFTEMAEVLRDAIEANIYVLSRKGKVLGYAIHHEIDNQRMKEMLSERKFPEWYNNELLKVSETITNIDVENELTAFPVEMKDTFRDGLTTVVPIIGGGDRLGTLILARLHESFGEDDLILAEYGATVVGMEILRERADLIEQEARNKAVVQMAISSLSYSELEAVEHIFEELEGNEGLLVASKIADRVGITRSVIVNALRKLESAGVIESRSLGMKGTYIKILNDKLLPELERAKS; encoded by the coding sequence ATGGATCTTTTATCGAAGAGCCGGCGCATTAACCGCTTGCTGCAGCGGACCGGACAACATGTGAACTTTACCGAAATGGCGGAGGTGCTACGGGACGCCATTGAAGCCAACATTTATGTGTTAAGCCGGAAAGGAAAGGTTTTAGGGTATGCGATTCACCATGAGATTGATAACCAGCGTATGAAAGAGATGCTCTCGGAGAGAAAGTTCCCTGAATGGTACAACAACGAATTGCTGAAAGTAAGTGAAACGATCACGAACATCGATGTGGAGAATGAATTAACCGCATTTCCGGTGGAAATGAAGGATACATTTCGGGATGGTCTTACCACCGTTGTACCCATTATCGGGGGCGGCGACCGTTTGGGGACGTTAATTCTTGCCCGTTTGCATGAAAGCTTCGGTGAGGATGACCTGATCCTGGCTGAGTATGGGGCCACCGTGGTGGGGATGGAGATCCTTAGGGAACGGGCCGACCTGATCGAACAGGAAGCCAGGAATAAGGCCGTCGTCCAGATGGCGATCAGCTCTCTCTCTTATAGCGAATTAGAAGCGGTGGAACATATCTTTGAGGAATTGGAAGGCAATGAGGGACTTTTGGTGGCGAGCAAGATCGCCGATCGGGTCGGCATCACCCGTTCCGTCATCGTGAATGCTTTGCGGAAATTGGAGAGTGCAGGGGTGATTGAGTCTCGTTCCTTGGGGATGAAAGGAACCTACATCAAGATCCTTAACGACAAGCTTCTCCCTGAGCTGGAACGGGCGAAATCCTAA